The Verrucomicrobiota bacterium genomic sequence CCCGCCGCCCACGGGATGCAAAACATCATGCTCCGGCGGCGCGCCGGGACGGACGCGCCCTACCTGCATCACCGGCAACATCGGGATGCACCGTGTTCCAATCCGCTCTGGACGTGCTCGTGGCGAAGGGCTGTGTCGGTCTGGAACAGGACCGAGGAGGAAAATCGACCTTGATCCGGGACCGTCTTGAGAAAGGCCTTTGCCGCCAGGATCTTGCGATAGATCGATGCGGATTGAATGCCGTTTTCAGGGTGAAGCCGCCGAACGAGGATGGTCTGCCACGCCAGCCCCAAACGTGCAACCTGGAGGCCTGCGGCTGACCGGCGTGAGCAGCGCTACCTAGCCCGGCTGGCCTCGATCCCTTCGCGCTTGCACGCGAGGACCAGCCGAGCGCCGAATCTCCGCGGTCGGCGTAACCCTTCGCAGGAGGATGCATCGCGGTCGGTTGGAGCTTTCGCGAATCCCAACGGGATTCCGTCCCTCAGCCCGGAGGGACGACCGATATTCCGTTGAACTGAGGTGACAGGCAGGCAGCTCTCTTGCTTTCGTCCCGGCGGGACGGTCCTCCGCCGGCTCCGCCCTGTCCGCGGCAGGAGCGAAGGTCTCGCTCGATCCCACCGTTCACAGCGAAGAACCAGTTTGAAGTGTATAAACAATTGATCATAAATTATTTATACAATTAACATCTCCCAGAATCGACACCGCTGAGACGGTTGACGGAATGTTCCGGCTTGCCAATTGGGTCAGAAACCTCATTGTAACGAGGTCTGATAGAGAGCTAATCGATTCCAAGACTTGGAAATCTTCAGTTGAACCCGCTTCAGTGACGATTTGAGACCCGACGGTCGGGAACAGTTTGGACAAGGAAAGGCTGCGTCTAGGGACACTGATACATGAACAACAAACTCTTTGTGGGGAACCTTTCGTTCAACACAACAGAAAACGACTTGCAGGATGCTTTTTCCGCCTTCGGCACAGTCCTTGAAGCCAACCTCATGCTGGATCGCATGACGGGCCGCCCGCGGGGCTTTGCTTTCGTCACTATGAACTCCCCAGAGGAAGCACAGAAGGCCATCGACGGCCTGAACGGAGGCTCCCTGGGAGGCCGTAATATCACGGTCAACATCGCCCGTCCCCGCGAGGAACGTCCCGCCGGGGGCGGTGACCGTTTCCGCGGCGGTGGAGGCGGTGGTGGTGGACGCGGCGGTGGACGCCGCGACTTCGGCGATCGCCGGGGTCCCCGTCACTAATTTCCAGAGAACGCTTCAAGCGTCCTCGCACCCCGATTTGGGGTGGATCTTGCTCATAGAGCCCGAATTTTCGGGCTCCTTTTTTTTTGAACCCTCCAACGCGAGAGTGGATTTATCCTGATCCCAGAGTATGGTGCTCCCGGCTTTTGGCCCTTCTAATTCCTATTGTTATGAGCAAGACCGAGTCGTCCGGAGAAACCCAACCCCGCTTTCAGGCCATTTGGAACGAAGCCTTGTCCCGCATCAGCCAGGCCACGGGGCATTCGCGCGAGTCCTTGGCCGCCACGCT encodes the following:
- a CDS encoding RNA-binding protein, with amino-acid sequence MNNKLFVGNLSFNTTENDLQDAFSAFGTVLEANLMLDRMTGRPRGFAFVTMNSPEEAQKAIDGLNGGSLGGRNITVNIARPREERPAGGGDRFRGGGGGGGGRGGGRRDFGDRRGPRH